GGATATATCCGGTTGAACGGCAGGCTGCTGTACAGCAAGGATATGAAAATCAACCTTCCCCCACAGCAGAGGTCTGTCGGCTATGTCTTCCAGGACCTGGCTCTCTTTCCCCACATGACCGTGGAGAAAAACATTCTCTTCGGAACGCGCGGTATCGACAGCCGGGAAGCGCGAAAAAAAGCCATGGATATGATGGAGTTGTTCAACCTGGCCGAATTTAGAGGCAGGTATCCTAATGAGATTTCGGGCGGTCAAAAACAGAGGGTGGCCCTGGCCCGGGCATTGATGCGCAATCCCGAGATTCTCCTGCTGGACGAGCCTTTCTCATCTCTGGATGACCAGCTCCGGCTGGAGATGCGCAGGTGCCTGGTAAATGTGGTCAAA
This genomic window from Dehalococcoidia bacterium contains:
- a CDS encoding ABC transporter ATP-binding protein; the protein is MSLDLRIITNIGGFSLNVSWTMESELVVLFGHSGSGKSMTLRTIAGIVPQGDGYIRLNGRLLYSKDMKINLPPQQRSVGYVFQDLALFPHMTVEKNILFGTRGIDSREARKKAMDMMELFNLAEFRGRYPNEISGGQKQRVALARALMRNPEILLLDEPFSSLDDQLRLEMRRCLVNVVKREFRIPAILVTHNVLEVFSLADRVMVYSRGGIVQCDTPQAVFNNPVNEEVMSLVSLKTLYPDYLFT